CGCCAGGTGGTTCCACAGCACCAGCGGCGACAACCCGTTGCGCGACCCGGCGAAGGTCGTGTCGGGTGACCCGGTGTAGGCCGGCGTGGAGGGCGGCTCCACCCGGAACTTGTTCCTGGTCATGAACACCCCGCACGGCCAGGGCGCGCCGGGCCACTTGTGCCCGCTCATCACCAGGGAGCTGACCACGTCGACGTCGTGGACCCGCAGCCCGAAGTCGAACTCGGGCACCCTGTCCTTGATCTCCCGCCGCAGCTGCGCGCCCAGCTCGCTGCCGCGCTCCTCGGCGGCGGCGATGCGCAGGTACGGCATGAAGCCCGCGCCCAGCGCGCCGTCGACGTGCACCCAGAAGCCCCGGCGGCGGTCGGTGCGGCCGGGTTCGAACTCGATGTCGCGCTCCAGCAGGCCGTGCTCGGCGAAGACCGGCACGAGCCGCGCGGCGATCTTCTCGACGTTGTCGTAGGCGCCCTTGAACGTGGTGCCGAAGTTGAGCAGCAGCAGGACCGGGTGCCCGCGCTCGGCGAAGAACCGGACCAGCGGCTCCAGCACGTCCACGTCGATCTCGCCGCTGCCGTCCGCGCCGCCCTTGGAGGGCACCTCCATCGGCCACTCGTCGGCGATCGGGCACTGCCCCGGGTAGTCGCGCCTGCCGATCGCCGCGAAGGTCTCGATGGCCAGCGTCCGGACCGCCTTGATCACCGAGTAGTGGGTGTCCTCGGAGTAGAACGCCACCGGCCGGTAGGCGTTGTCCGGTGCCGCCCTGCCGTCGCCGGCCGGCGGGGCGGCCTGCACGTACACCATCTGCCCGCCGCCGGGCTCGCTGATCAGCTTCCGGCCCGACAGGTAGTCGCGGGCCGTGGCCAGCGCGTACAGGTTGCCCTCGGTGGAGCCCATGGTGAGCACGTAGCCCCAGTAGCTGTCGGGGTTGTCGGCGTCGTAGGGCCACTGCGCGCGCCACAGCGAGGCGTAGTGGTCCAGCACCGCGCGCTCCACGATCTTGGTGTTGACCTTGTAGTTGCCCTGCTGGAACGGGTCGCCGACGTTGTTGAGGTGGAACTCCAGGAACCGCGCCAGGTCCTGCTGGTAGTTCGCCATGTCCTGGTTGCCCTGGAACCCGACCATGGTCTCGTGCTTGCCGACCAGGTAGGTCTCCAGCCGGTTGAGGGCCCGCTTGCGCTGCTGGGCGGTCAGCCCCTCGGCGGGGATCTCGAACTCGCCGGTCTCCAGGTCCGGGTCGCTCGGGTACGCCTGCCGCGGGTCCCCGGACGGACCGGCGACGACCGGGGCGCGCCCGTCGCCCGGCCCGGCCGAGGACAGCAGCGCGGACCAGGGCGCGTCGCGGGGGAGGTCGGGTTGCTGCTCGGTGGGGTGCACGCTCATGACGCCGCCTCTTCCGGACCCGGGCGGGGGACCGTCCGCCCGGGTCCGCCGTCACCGTGCGTCGGAGCGTCCCACCGGCATGATCCCGGCCCGTACGCAGTTTTCGCGTACTCGCCTGTTCGTGGCGGAAGTTCACCCGATGGCCGCAGGGATTCCCGACCTGGTCTCGCCACTCGTCACGAGCGATGTCCGAGAAGGGCCCGCCTCGTCGCTCATGTCGGGCGCAGCCGCCCCGGCGTGGCCAGCGCCGGGATCTCCGGGTGGTCGCGCAGCGCCGCGACCACCGCGTTCACCGCGGAGCGCTGGGTGGTGCCGCGCCGCACCACGACGGTGACGTTGCGGTGCACCGGTGTGCTCAGCTCGCGGGTGACCACGGCGTGCTCCGGGGTGACGGCCAGGGCGGGCAGCAGGGCGATCGACCGGCCCGACTCGACGTGCCGCAGCAGCATCAGGTAGTTGCCGAACCGGCACGCCACCCGGGGTTCGAACCCCGACTCGCGGCACAGCCGGGTGGTCAGCTCCGCCATGTACGACCGCGGTCGGTCGCACGCCCAGGTCTCCGCCCGGCACGCCGCGAGGTCCACCGACGTGCGGTGGGTGAGCGGGTGCCCGCGCGGCAGCACCAGCACGACCGGGTCGGCGCCCAGGGGGATCGTCTCCAGGTCCGAGCCGAGGGCGAGGCCGGCGTAGTCGGTGGTGGTGACGATGACGTCCACCTCGCCCGACCGCAGCGCGGGCCCGCTCTCGTGCGGCTCCAGCTCGATCAGTTCCAGGTGCAGGTGCGGGTGGGTGGTGGCCAGGCGCGTCGCCGCGGGCACCGCGAGGGTGTAGATCGCGCTCTGGAACACCCCGAGCCGGACGGTGCCGGCCGGTTCGTCGTTCAGGGCGCGCAACTCGGCCTCGGCCTCGGCCATCCGGTCGAGGATCTCCCGGCCCCGGCGGGCCAGCAGGAGACCGGCCTCGGTCAGCCGCACCCGCCGCCCGCTGCGCTCGAACAGCCGGCACCGGGTCTCGGTTTCGAGCAGGGCCAGTTGCTGGGACACCGTCGACGCGCTCAGGTGCAGGGTCTCGGCGACCGCGCGGACGGTGCCCAGGCTTTCGAGCAGGCTGAGCAGTCGCAGCCGGGACGAGCTGAGCACGGCCCGATTGTACGGTTTCACCGAACAAAACAGTCGGATTTGTGCGATGGACGCGCGCAGTCGACGTCCTTAACGTCGGTCCCATGCCTCCTGGGACAACCCCCGTCGACCACGAGCGCCACCTCGTGCGCTACTCCGGCCGCGCCGCGTTCTCGCCGGAGCTCGTCGCGCGTGCCGCGGGCACCTCGGTGTTCACCGAGGGCGGCCGCGAACTGCTCGACTTCACCTCCGGCCAGATGAGCGCGATCCTCGGCCACTCCCACCCGGAGATCGTCGCGACGGTCCGCGAGCAGGTCGCCTCCCTGGACCACCTGCACAGCGGGATGCTCAGCCGCCCGGTGGTCGACCTCGCCCGCCGGCTCGCCGGCACCCTGCCCGCGCCCCTGGAGAAGGTGCTGCTGCTGACCACCGGTGCCGAGGCGAACGAGGCGGCGGTGCGGATGGCGAAGCTCGTCACCGGCCGGCACGAGGTCGTCTCGTTCGCCAGGTCCTGGCACGGGATGACCCAGGCCGCCGCGAACGCCACCTACAGCGCCGGCCGTCGCGGCTACGGACCCGCGGCACCGGGCAACTTCGCCCTGCCCGTCCCGGACCGCTTCCACCCCGACGTCGTCGACGCCGGGGGCGCGCTCGACTGGCGCCGCCAACTCGACCTGGGCTTCGACCTGATCGACGCCCAGTCGGTGGGCAGCCTCGCCGCCTGCCTGGTCGAACCGATCCTCAGCTCCGGCGGTGTCGTCGAACTCCCGCCGGGCTACCTGGCCGCCCTGGCGGACAAGTGCCGGGAGCGGGACATGCTGCTGATCCTCGACGAGGCCCAGACCGGCCTGTGCCGCACCGGCGACTGGTACGCCTTCGAGCACGACGGCGTCGTCCCGGACATCCTCACCCTGTCCAAGACGCTCGGCGCCGGCCTGCCCCTGGCCGCCGTGGTGACCGGCGCGGAGATCGAGCAGCGGGCACACGACCGCGGGTTCCTGTTCTTCACCACCCACGTCAACGACCCCCTGCCGGCCGCCGTCGGCAACACCGTCCTCGACGTCCTGGTCCGCGACCGCCTCGACGAGCGCGCCCGCGAGCTCGGCGCGGCACTGCGCACCGGTCTCGACGGGATCGCCGCCCGCCACGACACCGTCGGCGACGTCCGCGGCCGCGGCCTGCTGCTGGGCGTGGAACTGGTCGGTGACCGGGTCCTCGGACCCGGTGGCGCCGACCGGCTCGGTGCCACCGTCACCCGGCGCTGCTTCGAGCTGGGGCTGCACATGAACATCGTCCAGCTACCGGGGATGGGCGGCGTCTTCCGCATCGCACCCCCGCTGACCGCGAGCGACGACGAGATCGCCCGCGGTGTGGCCGTCCTCGACCAGGCCCTCGCCGACGCGACCCGCGACCTGTGACCCCGTCCCACCGCGCACGGGGGTCGTGACCTCCGTCGTGGTGGTGCGTCAACCGCCGTGGTAGCGGCAGAACTCGACGGTGTCGCCGGTGTAGTCCGCGGTGAAGCAATCGCCCCCGTCGCCGGTCAGATCGGTGTAGACCCTGGTGTTCAGCGCGTTCTCGACGGTCAGCGTGTCGCCGTCGACGGAGTAGAGGTAACCGTTGCTGGACGGCACGGCGACACCGTTGTCCATCGGGTTGCCGACACCGACACCCCGCGGCCAGAACTGGAACACCGCGCCGCCGGTCCGCCCGTTGAACGTCCAGAACTCCTCGCCCGGTGCGGCGTAGGGCAGCTTCGCCACCCACACGCCCGGCAGGACGTCCGACCAGTCCGAGGTGGGCTCCTCGTACTCCTCCTCGTCGTAGTCCTCTTCTTCCTCCTCGTAGTCCTCCTCGACCTCCTCCTCCGGAGACGGCTCGGTGGTTGTCGTCGTGGTTTCCGTGGTGGTCGTGGTCTCCGTCGTTGTCGTCGTGGTGGTGGTCGTGGTTTCCGTGGTGGTGGTCGTCGTTTCCTGGGCCGCCGGCTCCTCGGACGTCCCGCACCCGGATAAGGTGAGGATCACGCATGTCGCGGCGATCAATGGCCTCATGACCCCCGGATCGGGGGCGTTCCCTCGTTCGTTAGCTGTCAACGCGGTAACGAATCGACGCACCCCGTCGGAGGATCAGCGCCCCACCGAGTCGACCATGAACTTCAGCCCACGGGGTTCCAGCCGTCGGAGCCCGCCAGGTACCTCTGCGGTGTGTACGTCGCGGCCTGCGAGGACGACAACTGCGGCCGGTTGGCGTTCACGCCCGCCCCCGAGCCGGTGTTGGCGTACTCGGAGAACCGCGCGGACCGCCACGTCGTGGACCCCATGTCCGTCCACGGCTGCGCGGTGCGGACGTGCGCGCCCAGCGAGGACTCGCGGATGACCACCTGGGCCTGGTTCGCCGTGCCGTTCGGGCTCCACGGGCGACCCAGGTACACCGTGCCGGACGGGGCGTTGGACGTGAACCTGCTCCGGTGGAACAGGAACCCGTACGGGTTGTCGCGGTCCGTCGCGGCCGCCGTGACGTAGCCGTTGTTGCTCGACGAGCCGCGCGACAGCGAGTGGATCGTGCAGTTGTCGAACACCATCGTGCCGAGGCCGAAGATGAAGTCGACGTCGCCCTCCACGTAGGAGTCGCGGAAGTACTGCCGGTGGCGCGAGGTGTAGGACGGGCCCCACGACAGCAGGGTGTCCTGGTTGCCCAGCACGCGCACGTTGTCGTACACCTGCCGGTCGCCGTTGGCCGCCAGCGCCACCGCCTGCTCCGAGGACGCGCCGGTCTCGGCGAAGTCGTTCTTCACGGTCAGCGCCCGCACCGCGGTGTTGGGCGCGTTGACCGTGAGCGTCGCCGACGTCAGCGTGCTGCCGGTGTCCTTGGCCGCCTTGTTCATCACGACCACCACGTCGGCGGGGTTGCCGGTCGCGCCCCGGACGACCAGGCCGGACTTGGCCGCGGGGACGGTCACGGTCTCCCGGTAGGTGCCGCGGGCGACGGTGATGGTCGAGCCCGCGGGCACCGCGTTCACCGCCGCCTGGAGCGTGCGGTAGTCGCCGCTGCCGTCGGCCGCCACGGTCACCGCCGCGGCGTGCGCGGTGGCCGTGGACAGCCCCAGCACCAGTGCCGCCACCGGGACGGCCGCGAGGACCCTCACGTGGTCACCGAGTAGCTGTTGGACACGAAGTCCAGGCCGCCCGCCGACGAGGTGATCTCGAAGCCGAACTGCACCTCGCCCACCGTCACGTCGCCGTACCAGCCGCGCGAGCCGATCCACCTCAGCACCGCCAGCACGTCGACCGTGCCGGCGTTGGTGTTGCCGGTGCGCAGGAACGAGAACACCTCGTTGGCGCCGTTCGAGCCGCGGTACACGTCCCAGGTGTGGCCGCCGACCGACACGGTGGCCTGCCTCGACCCGATCGGCCCGACCGCGCCCTGCTTGTTGACCCAGATCATGATCTCGTAGGCGTTGTTGTTCGCCCAGATGTCGTAGGACGTGGCGTAGGAGCCCGAGCCGGGCCGGCTGACGTTGAACGAGCTGGACAGCCTGCCCAGCGCGCTGAGCTTCCTGTTGATCGCCTTGGCCGAGTGCGGGTACGACTTCACCCCGCCGGTGTTGGGGTGGTCGGCCCACACGCCCCAGTTGCTGTAGGAGTTCGCCCAGATCGTCTGCGGTCCGACGCCGCTGCCCCACACGTCGTTGCGGACGGTGTAGCCGCCGTTGGACCACGTCCCCCACTTGTCGGTCGACGACCAGGCGGCCGCCTGCGCCACCCCGGTCGTGCCGACCAGGCTCAACACCACGACGGCCGCCGCTGCGGCAGACCGGATCCTGTTGCCCATGGCTCTGCTTTCCCGGGCCTCGTCGCCCAAGTAATCGCGCCCGAGCCGGGCGCGCCGGTCGGTCGCTGAATTGCCGGTTCGGTGTCGGCGGTACCGGGGAGTGTCGCAGTCGGGCCGGGCGGTGGTCAACCCGGCGCCAATTGATACGGACATTCTTCGGAAATGTTCGCGCATTCGATGAATTCGATTCGCGCATTCGACTGCGTTCGTCGGTCGCGGCGTGCCTCCGCTATGGCGGGAATGCCGCCCGGGGATGTCGCGGAATTGGTCACGAACTGGTCGTGACCGGCTCGTGCCGGACGGGGAAGTTCACCGAGTTGGCGATGAAGCACGCGTCGTGCGCCTGCTCGTGCAGCGCCGCGACCTGCTCGACCGCGGCCGGGTCGGCGACGGTCACCTCCGGCCGCAGCACGACCTCGGTGAACCGGCCGCTGTTGCCCGGCTCCTCCCGCATGACACCGCTGGCGGCGTCGACGTAGTCGGTCACCGCGATGCCGGCCCGCGCGCACAGCGACAGGAAGGTGAGCATGTGGCACTCGGACAGGGCGGCGACCAGCAGCTCCTCCGGGTTCCACCGCTCGGGCGCGCCGCGGAACGCGGGGTCGGCGCTGCCCTTCAGCACCGGCTTGCCCTCGACGACCACGTCGTGGTCCCGCGAGTAGTCGCGGTAGCCGGCCCCGGTGTCGCCGCGCCAGCGCACCGTGACCCGGTAGTCGTGCTGCTTGCTCACGTTTCTCCCCCTTGTTCGGCGAGGACGGACATCGTGGCCAGGACGTGTTCACGCGCGTGGGCGGCGGCCCGCTCCGGGTCGCCGTTGGTGACGGCTTCGATCAGCCGCCGGTGCTCGTCGTCCACCAGGGCGGGCCGGACCGGCGCGGTCAGCGAGGCCCGCGTGGAGACGGTGATCTGGTCCCAGATCCGGTCCAGCACCTCCGACGCCGCGGGGTTGTCCGCGAGCGCGGCGACGTACTGGTGGAACGCCCGGTTGTGCCGGGCGCCCGCGACCAGGTCGCCCCGCCGGGTGGCCTGATCGGCCAGGTCGGCGTGCTCGACGAGCCGGGCGACGCTCGCCGGGGACAGCTCGCCGTCCCGCTGCCGACGCGCGGCCAACTCCGCGGTCAACGCCTCCAGGGAGGCGCGCACGAGGTAGGCGTCCCGCAGCGCCTTGGCGTCCAGCTCGACCACCGTCACGCCGCGCCGCGCGGCCCGCACCAGGCCGTCGCCCTCCAGCCGCCGCAACGCCTCCCGGACCGGCGTGCGGCTGACGCCGAGCCGTTCGCACAGCTCCAGCTCGGTGACCGGCCGCCCGGCGGGGTACGTGCCGAGCACGATCAGGCTGCGGACCGCATCGTAGACGTCCATTGCATGCAATGTATACAAAGAATACGTCGAGCGGAAGGCGACTTGCCGAGCCGGGCGGGCACGGCGGCGGCAGCTCGGCCGTGCCTGAACTCCGCGCGGGGCACCGGGCCGCTTGCGGTCCCTCCCGATCGATCGCCGTGCGAAAGCCGGCGGTCGGCGGTCGGGAGGGACCGGGGCCGGGCGGTGCGGGTCAGCCGCGCCACTCGTTCGGGCGACCGGTTGCGGCGCGGGTCCACTCGTTGGGGCGGCCGGTGCGGGGGGAGGCGGGGCGGATGATCATGGTGCTCTCCTGGGGTGCCGGTGACGGATCGTGGCTGGTCGGGTCCCCCGACCAGGCCCTGACAGGGGAGGCCGCCGCGGTTACGGTGGTCTCTCCTGTCCCTAGAATCGGGGGTGAGGCGTGCGTTGGCCGAGCCGACACCGCCCGTCTCTATGGTCACTGCCGGGTGGGCTGCGCGCGTACGTGGTGGCCGTCGTCGCCGCGGCGGTACTCGTCGTGGCCGCGACCGCGTGGACGACGCCGGCCCCGGCGTGGTCGTGGGGCTGGCTGGGGGTGCTGGCGGCGGCCTCGGCGCTGCACCTGGAGGCGTCCCAGGGCATCGAGCGGACCCGGGTGGTCGCGGTGGAGGGCAGGCCGTACGCCCACCTGCAGTCGATCTGGTTCTTCGCCGGGGTCCTGCTGCTGCCGCTGCCGGCGTTGGCGCTCCTGATCGGATCGGGCTTCGCCCACGAGTGGTTCCGGGTCTTCCGCGGCAAGGTGCCGCCGCACCGCAAGGTCTTCTCCGCCGCGACCGTCGTCCTGGGCTCGTGGACGGCGCAGCTGGCGATCACCGCCCTGCACCCGGGCGGGTCCGGGCTCGCCAGGCTGGACGGCCCGGGCGGCGCGGCCGCCCTGCTGACCGCCGGCCTGCTCTACTGGCTGGTCAACTACGCCCTGGTGGTCGGCGCCATCATCCTCAGCCACCCCGAGCAGCCCGCCCGCAAGGCCCTGGGTTCGCCCAGCGACCAACTGGCCATCGCCGCGGCCTGCGGCATGGGGTGGCTGATGGCGCTGGCGATGCACCACCAGCCCTGGGCCGCCCCGATCGGCCTGGTCACCATCCTGGCGCTGCACCTGGGCCTGCTCTACCCGCAGTACCGCCGCGCCGCCCAGACCGACCCGCTCACCGAGCTGGTCAACACCCGGTGGTGGCACGACCGGGCCCGCGACCACCTGCGCCGCGCCCTCGCCGAGCACACCCCCCTGGCGGTCCTGCTGATCGACCTGGACCACTTCAAAGAAGTCAACGACACCCACGGCCACCTGGTCGGGGACACCGTGCTGCGCGC
This portion of the Saccharothrix syringae genome encodes:
- a CDS encoding aspartate aminotransferase family protein produces the protein MPPGTTPVDHERHLVRYSGRAAFSPELVARAAGTSVFTEGGRELLDFTSGQMSAILGHSHPEIVATVREQVASLDHLHSGMLSRPVVDLARRLAGTLPAPLEKVLLLTTGAEANEAAVRMAKLVTGRHEVVSFARSWHGMTQAAANATYSAGRRGYGPAAPGNFALPVPDRFHPDVVDAGGALDWRRQLDLGFDLIDAQSVGSLAACLVEPILSSGGVVELPPGYLAALADKCRERDMLLILDEAQTGLCRTGDWYAFEHDGVVPDILTLSKTLGAGLPLAAVVTGAEIEQRAHDRGFLFFTTHVNDPLPAAVGNTVLDVLVRDRLDERARELGAALRTGLDGIAARHDTVGDVRGRGLLLGVELVGDRVLGPGGADRLGATVTRRCFELGLHMNIVQLPGMGGVFRIAPPLTASDDEIARGVAVLDQALADATRDL
- a CDS encoding OsmC family protein — protein: MSKQHDYRVTVRWRGDTGAGYRDYSRDHDVVVEGKPVLKGSADPAFRGAPERWNPEELLVAALSECHMLTFLSLCARAGIAVTDYVDAASGVMREEPGNSGRFTEVVLRPEVTVADPAAVEQVAALHEQAHDACFIANSVNFPVRHEPVTTSS
- a CDS encoding glycoside hydrolase family 12 protein; this translates as MGNRIRSAAAAAVVVLSLVGTTGVAQAAAWSSTDKWGTWSNGGYTVRNDVWGSGVGPQTIWANSYSNWGVWADHPNTGGVKSYPHSAKAINRKLSALGRLSSSFNVSRPGSGSYATSYDIWANNNAYEIMIWVNKQGAVGPIGSRQATVSVGGHTWDVYRGSNGANEVFSFLRTGNTNAGTVDVLAVLRWIGSRGWYGDVTVGEVQFGFEITSSAGGLDFVSNSYSVTT
- a CDS encoding LysR family transcriptional regulator — encoded protein: MLSSSRLRLLSLLESLGTVRAVAETLHLSASTVSQQLALLETETRCRLFERSGRRVRLTEAGLLLARRGREILDRMAEAEAELRALNDEPAGTVRLGVFQSAIYTLAVPAATRLATTHPHLHLELIELEPHESGPALRSGEVDVIVTTTDYAGLALGSDLETIPLGADPVVLVLPRGHPLTHRTSVDLAACRAETWACDRPRSYMAELTTRLCRESGFEPRVACRFGNYLMLLRHVESGRSIALLPALAVTPEHAVVTRELSTPVHRNVTVVVRRGTTQRSAVNAVVAALRDHPEIPALATPGRLRPT
- a CDS encoding pectinesterase family protein encodes the protein MRVLAAVPVAALVLGLSTATAHAAAVTVAADGSGDYRTLQAAVNAVPAGSTITVARGTYRETVTVPAAKSGLVVRGATGNPADVVVVMNKAAKDTGSTLTSATLTVNAPNTAVRALTVKNDFAETGASSEQAVALAANGDRQVYDNVRVLGNQDTLLSWGPSYTSRHRQYFRDSYVEGDVDFIFGLGTMVFDNCTIHSLSRGSSSNNGYVTAAATDRDNPYGFLFHRSRFTSNAPSGTVYLGRPWSPNGTANQAQVVIRESSLGAHVRTAQPWTDMGSTTWRSARFSEYANTGSGAGVNANRPQLSSSQAATYTPQRYLAGSDGWNPVG
- a CDS encoding sensor domain-containing diguanylate cyclase — translated: MVAVVAAAVLVVAATAWTTPAPAWSWGWLGVLAAASALHLEASQGIERTRVVAVEGRPYAHLQSIWFFAGVLLLPLPALALLIGSGFAHEWFRVFRGKVPPHRKVFSAATVVLGSWTAQLAITALHPGGSGLARLDGPGGAAALLTAGLLYWLVNYALVVGAIILSHPEQPARKALGSPSDQLAIAAACGMGWLMALAMHHQPWAAPIGLVTILALHLGLLYPQYRRAAQTDPLTELVNTRWWHDRARDHLRRALAEHTPLAVLLIDLDHFKEVNDTHGHLVGDTVLRAVADTLRRTVRGTDLVGRVGGEEFAVLLPDTTLTAAAATAERVRTAVAALAVPLDQGAEAVTGLTVSIGAGAAPDNGTTLDQLRQTTDLALYEAKEAGRNAVRLASAVVEPIVETPR
- a CDS encoding GntR family transcriptional regulator, which produces MDVYDAVRSLIVLGTYPAGRPVTELELCERLGVSRTPVREALRRLEGDGLVRAARRGVTVVELDAKALRDAYLVRASLEALTAELAARRQRDGELSPASVARLVEHADLADQATRRGDLVAGARHNRAFHQYVAALADNPAASEVLDRIWDQITVSTRASLTAPVRPALVDDEHRRLIEAVTNGDPERAAAHAREHVLATMSVLAEQGGET
- a CDS encoding PLP-dependent aminotransferase family protein, with amino-acid sequence MSVHPTEQQPDLPRDAPWSALLSSAGPGDGRAPVVAGPSGDPRQAYPSDPDLETGEFEIPAEGLTAQQRKRALNRLETYLVGKHETMVGFQGNQDMANYQQDLARFLEFHLNNVGDPFQQGNYKVNTKIVERAVLDHYASLWRAQWPYDADNPDSYWGYVLTMGSTEGNLYALATARDYLSGRKLISEPGGGQMVYVQAAPPAGDGRAAPDNAYRPVAFYSEDTHYSVIKAVRTLAIETFAAIGRRDYPGQCPIADEWPMEVPSKGGADGSGEIDVDVLEPLVRFFAERGHPVLLLLNFGTTFKGAYDNVEKIAARLVPVFAEHGLLERDIEFEPGRTDRRRGFWVHVDGALGAGFMPYLRIAAAEERGSELGAQLRREIKDRVPEFDFGLRVHDVDVVSSLVMSGHKWPGAPWPCGVFMTRNKFRVEPPSTPAYTGSPDTTFAGSRNGLSPLVLWNHLASKSLREHAAAAVGALRLTRYLESSLRELEDRLDWEDRLPAGGLHIDRSPLALTVRFRQPVDAIIEKWSLSCQPMVMNSGELRHYAHVFVMPSVTAEKIDAFVEDLFAEGAFDRPEPRPLPERPAGASTFAAEVRPLALVPVLGRGFQ